The Chanos chanos chromosome 9, fChaCha1.1, whole genome shotgun sequence genome includes the window tatttgcctttttttttcgtattcaaataaataaaacacgtAAAAACAGCACATTAAACTTAACATTTGCAACTGATGGTATTTAACCTTCTGAaaacgcttgtgtgtgtgtgtgtgtacgcacatatttcaaaataaactgaaataaaactggGCACTGCCAGAATGAATGTGTTGGGAAAGTTGCATATTGTAGAATTACAAGGGTCCGAACTTAAATTACATCCAAGAAACTCACTCAAAGTAATTATTTAGTCTGAGCAGGAGCAGGAAGAGCAGGAAGCTCATGTTtttctgggttgtttttttgtttttttgatagggcagcaacaaaaatatttgtaattttgttaTCTGATCATTCTGTGATTACACATTTGTATCACATTAAATGAAGAGAACAAAATATACTTTTTagacattacatttatttgtcaCTTTTTCATACATTCCTTTACTGTATTATATTAACAAATTCCATAACTTTATCTGTATGTAATTCATAAATATATTCTATGAAACAATGCTTAACTGATTGGTTTGTGATCTCTgcatgaaatatgaatatgtataaGAAATGTGTATTgcttaataattaaaaaaaagtgttgtacAGTAaggaaaataatgttttaaaagtaCTCTATGTACttttgtcacagcctgcacctcatctttggacttttagtttgaaatgtcttgtgctcctgttccgtgtgtgtttcaacccctcacctgatcctgtttgttccatttattaacctcgttctccccttgttaatttgctccaatcatgtttgccctgtttagttctcctcttgtatttaagcccttgtgtttgccctgtcctttgtctattgttgtttgtgtttgaacactctgttaggctgcacctttttgttactggtttttgttcctgtttgcatctgtttatttattgacaTTTTGTAAGTGAAGTCCTCCTATTTTGTCACCACCCTCcttgtgtcttgcgcttgggtccaccACCACTCCACGCCTGACAACTTTACtctagttttgtgtttgtgttcaaggGTGTAAAACTGaagtaaaaatttaaatttTGAGGAGCTACATGCGTGCTACGTACTACAAATATGCCCTATCATACTCAATCATTCCAGGCAATGATAaggtttgtgttaaaatgtcagACATGAACAGAGTTGACAGACAAACTGATGACTTTACATTTTCTCATGAACCATTTATTTATGCCCTCAAGCAGATTTGCTTGAATTTTGAAAGTGCATTGGTTGATGTAAAGAAGTCGGCATTGCTTTTTGCTTAGTCACTTCGTTTCAACTCTTTTGAAGCCTGCAGCTTAACCTGTGTTTAAcctggttttatttttgttagagGGAATATCTTAATCCCAGCAGAATACTCTTCCAACCATGAAAAGCTTCACCGCAGAGAATGCTGTTTTCATATTGAGAAGATATCATGTAACAGCAATAgttctgtttcactgcattCCACCCTCCTCTACTCCATGTGCAATAGCTGAATATGAAGTGGATGGGGAATGTTGTCCCATGTGTTCCCCTGGTGAGCCAGTGTAAACCATCTCTATCAGTTTTAACAAGTAGAATAGTCCAAATCAAAGTGTTACCGTTATTaccatgtaaaaaaagaaatctcatttTACCACTTTAGgtgaaataagagagaaaacactagATCCAGTTTATTTCACAGAGATTTTACATATGATACAGTAGGCTAATGTAATTTTATACAAGaaattagggttttttttgttttgttaaaaatgtataatatatatataatatagaTCTTTTTCAAGTAAGTGTAACAGtgtccaatgaaaaaaaactaTGTCTTTATGATGTCTGTTATGTGTTTCAGGCCAATACGTGTCCAAGCATTGCACGGAATACAGTAGTACATCCTGTGTGGAGTGTCCTGTATCAACTTTCATTGATAAACCAAGTGGCCGAAATAATTGCATGCTTTGTGCAATCTGTGATTCAAGTATGTCTCCTAATTAATGATATGCATTTCTCAGTTGTAAGACCTGATCTGGCATAATGTTATCGTCACACAAATTATGTGTCTTTCTTAGGAAATGGTTTAAGAATAAAGGAGGAGTGCATCTCCATTTCAGACACCATTTGCGAACCACTTGAAGGAAATTACTGTATTGAGAAAATCGAACACACCTGTAAACATGCTGTTGAACATTCAAAGTGCAAACCTGGGCAGTACATCACACAAAGAGGTATGTGTCTATGTACTACGTTTGGTTAGAGATTCTGTGCTCGTGCTAACAGTtaactgtatttgtttaattGGCGAAATCATTGTAATGCTCTATATTATGTTTTAGATGTTTATTTGCTTGTCTGTGGATCCATGGGTCTATTGGGGGAGTGAGGAGCAAGTAAGACTGAAGGTTTGCCAAATTTGTGGGGCATGACGACTCCACAAAGATGAATTAACACTGAATAGAagttctgtgtgactgtgtaactgCTCCAAACTCAACCTTAAATAATCTTCAGTCTTGTATGCTTCTGTGACAATAAtccttaagaaaaaaagggcAAATTATAGTGAGAGACTGCATAAATTGTAGTCGTAGCCCAGTAAAAGTTGttgaaattttacattttaagctGAATACATATTTGCCTTACatattttccatattttatTGCAGTGACTGTAGAAATGCAATATGGCCTGTAATGTCTGACATTGTAGTACAAAAAAACTTGTGTAGGAACAGCAGCTACAGATACTGTatgtggtgactgtgttggtgaaacATATTCAGATGGTTCATTCACTTCctgtcagccacacacacagtgagtatACAGTAGAAATCTTTGTGCTGACTATTCAAAATCAATTCAGCAGCACAATTAGTTatgattatatatttttaaattactttatATCTTACAGATGTCAGCTTAAGGGACTTAAGGAAATAAGGCCTGGAACTAATTCATCAGATGCCGAATGTGAAGAAAGAAGTACAGTTCCTTTCAAACTTGCCCTCTCAGCTggcattgttgtttttctacTTGGAGTGGGAGCAGGCATCctcatatattttaaaataacaagaAAATTTCCAATTCTAGGTAAGTTAAATATCCCATAGTACATCAAAACATTTATGATGATGAGCAAATGTCTATGTTTAAAATCACACAGGTAATGAGTTATATTTCATAACTGGTTAAAATATTAGTAAGAATCCATTACAGCAGCTGACTGAGCTGATGTGTTGTGGAAATGATAAGTGACATTCTGGACTTATTTCCCTGTTTCACTTTTCATGCTAGATTGACTCAGGAACATCATCCAGAAACCTATGCCTCATCTGCTGTTTGTCAGCTAATGACCTTTTCCTCCTTTCCCTTTCTGTCCTCTCATATCTTTGTCACCGTATAGAGTTCATTGCTCTCAGGACATCAGGAGGGCCAGGATGAAGTTTAGATCAGGATGAAGTTTAGATCAAGCTGAAGAACATGCATATGGTAAGTTGTAGTCTTTGTTCTTTTAGTGCCAAATGCTAACAGTTTTTGTGTACTAGGTGATTTTTGAATTAGTTTGTACTATTTCATTCACGGGCCTACAACATCGAGTGGCtcctgactgacagacagtggtATCCAGTTGCCAGGCATGGATGACTAGCGACTTACAGTACATTCTGGTCATGAAAGTTTCTGACTTGCCACAATAACTCAACCGATTGTAGATCCCAGCTGAGTCCTAGACTTTGCAGAAGAGGAAATGGATCCACACTAAGGTCCAAGTCCTAAAGGTCTCTAGCTTGATCTTCAGGGTGAGAAGCAGGGACATGCAAATCTTCGCGCTATTGTTGCCCGGACAATGGCCCATTTGCCCTCTTTTGGCCAAGCTGCCCCTCTGAAGGATTTTGATAGCTGGGATTAGCCATTTGTAGCACTAGTACATTGTTGTTGAAGTTGGACCAAATTAAATctgcattttattttggttaAAATTATTAGTTATGCACAAGACGGGACCAGCGGTACATACACACGAGTTTCATCATAGTTATTGTGGACAAGAGTGATATTAGTAAGAGAATTCCTGATTGGTTGGGATAGACTCTGTGGCTTACATGCATTATGTAGCCTACTTAGTTCAGTGTAAACAGTTATTTGTCCTTGCTACCCTCAACAGCCACAGGCTCCTTCAAAAGTGAATGTGTTAACTAGCTAGTCAGAAGAAAATTGCTTTGAGCAACAGTGATGGCAATGGCTGCAGATTCCTGTCGACTAGCATTGCAGACTGGGTACATAACCAGCGCGCTATTGCTCGCTAACTAGTTTGACATGGATGTAACATATGCAATAGGTCACTGTTTTTGTGCGAACCAGCTGGTTAGCTAGGTAATAGCTAGGTTTCGGACATAACTTGTGTTAAACATTAATGTAACCTTACAGTGAGCTATATATCGTTAGTTAGCCATAGTTAGCTTAGCTGGCTAATTAGATACTGATAAGAAGCTTTAAGCCCTCCCTCAGGCTACAAACATTCTACTGAACGTCATTCTCTCTTGCTAACTCGCCAACTGTAAAAGCTTTGTCACTAGGTGGGTCTCGTAGTAGTTAATGTTATGTGTAGGCAACTGTAGCAACGTAATGGTAGAAGTATGTCCTAATCATCTAAAGAATTATTTTTCTTGGTCCCCAAAGGCTGCAAAGGCTAAAGAGGCCTAAAAAAGGAGGCTACAAACTACAGTTTGTAGACCTGCAAAATATTGAACAAGAAATTAAACTTGTCCCTTAATAACAAACTGATTGGTTGCTCAGTCAGAAGTCTGTCAGTCATTCGCTATGGCTGCTAAGAAGCACAAAGTTGATGGTGAGGAACGCCCGATTAGATGGAAAATGGAGTACTTTTTCACTGAAAGCTGAAATAATGgcatctgtctctcttgccAAGAGATTGTCGCTGTTATGAAAGAATTCAGTGTGAAGAGACATTAAAACCTAAGCATGGTTTGTACCATGAAACTGTCCAGCTGTGAAAAGACGAACAAAGTGAAGCAACTGGAAGCTAGTGTGACTCATCAGCTgaatttacatgtatttatatgAAATGCGTTGTATTGCAATGATGTCTTGTTAGACCTGTTTTATATTCATACTTCATTTATACGAGTCCAGAATTAACTTTGCTTAAAACTAAAAgcactataaataaataaaatgtcttaCAGACTTGTCTAAGAATAGTAGGCACCTATATACACTTATATGTTCATTGATTTGGTTTTAACTTAATTGACTTGTATTTTGAAGATTTTACATAATGAACATTTtgaatataatacaatataaattacattaaaaatgtggtGTTTTCATTGCTGTCTTACTGTttcataattcattaaaaactgCACCGtgcattttgaattttactATGAAGTTAGTGTAAGAACATGTGCAGGCAAGGCTGCTATGTTACTGATTAGAGCCCAGTTAATTGTAGATTTATTATTGCTCtgaaaataaaagcttttagaatgtatatgtaaaattaaaaacaagaaGCTGGCCCTCAGACATTTTCACAAGATCTAATCTGGCCCCTACTGAAAAAAGTTTGGACACCCCTGGATATAAATGGTACTGTCTCATCCTATGCCTCGTTCAAAAATATATCGATATACCTTAAGTCGATATACCACCCAGCACTAGTCTAAATGGCATCAGATTCCATTATGCATGTAATGCTTTAAATAATGTGAACAAATAGCACTCAGTGTATAAGCCTTTAAGTACAAAGAGTTTTGTGGACACAGGTTGTTCACACTTGTACAGATCAGTGATAAGGTTGTGCCTTACTCACTCAACAATTTAAACAGCCTTGTCCACTCTTTTACGTATATTCATTTGAGTTGCAGTTTGTGGTATAGTAACCAGAAATGATCCTGTTGAACTGCCAGCAGAATGATCAGTTTACAATATGAAGTTAAAATGGGAACTAAATGGGCACCACTTAAAAATCTGTTAGAGAGTGAAAGCCTCAGGATTTTTCATGAGTTTATAAACATTTTAGGTGATCTGACAGAGGTGAAGAAAACACAACTTTGCAAATTCCCCAATATGAGGCCATGTAGGGGGAAAGTCAACTGATcatgtccactagatggcaggtttgcaacagaaataaaattaatattttaaattacgattaaaagaaaaactttaaaTTAATATCTCAAACATACAAAACTCAGTAACTTtgagatggaaaaacaaaaaacaataggCTATCCCTCCAAAACATctatctgaaaaagaaaatgatttgtTAAAAAGCGAAAGAGATGAAAGTAGAGAAATATTGCATTGATTATAAGCTGATGAATATAAAATAGTTCAGAATTTTACTCCCTTTAGGTGTAAttcttcttttaatttgaaGTATCTGGTGAATGtttgttattacatttttgtctaCTATTTCAATACCTCCCAGAAGTAATTTAGATTGCACTATATTGTCCAAACCAAAAGATAGGTGATTTTAAATAAGTTGAACTTCTCCTGGACGAATCACTTTCATTAATAAGTTAAATTCTTTGAAAGAGACCGGGAGGACATAACGTGTCAAATAGCTCATACATCATACGATTGCCAGGTTtatcaaataaagaaagaatgttatttatgttattgTCAAACCATCTAGGgtaaaaaagtgatttattctTGACTGTAATTTCTGCATTGTTCCATATAAGCATTTTGTGAGGCAAGAAGCTGTGAATGATTGAGAAGCTGTGAATAAGCATCCAAGCAACAAGACACTGTTGATGGAATTTAGATATAGTTAGAGGTAATTTAACAGGAGAATAATtgccttttaaaacaaaacagagaccacctatctttttaaatatatgatttggtataaaaaaacataaaagctcGACTGTGTAAGACATCTCTTAATCCAGTTGACTTTAAAAGTATTAATAGTGTCAGAGAAATCCAAAAAGTCCAGACCCCCATGGGCTTTACAACTGGAGAGCAATTCCTTTTTAAGCTtatgcagtttgtttttccacacaaaATCCAAGAATATTTTGTTAATCTCCTTCACTGTTTTGTCATTAATAAATAATGACACAAAATGAGAGTTCATCTGCTTTGGATAAGAGGATTCTACCAAGCATACTTAAGTCCCTTAGAAGCCAAGAATTAAGAATATTTTTGGATTTAGTAATCTTTCTCAAGAAATTTAATTGTTGTCTAGCCACGAAGTTTTTAGTTATGTGAATGCCCAGATACTTAACCGTATTTTTGACTGGGATATTGTCAAATGAGGTATTTCTACACTCATGGAGCAATAATATCTGGAGATGTTGGAGAAGTTCAACATCTCCAGATGTTGAACTTCTCCACATTTTTTCACTGGAAAATTGTTCCACTAAATTCAAAGCATGAGACAACTGGTTTTTGTCTTGCAAGAAAATAGTGTCATCTGCCAGCTATGCAAtcttaatttctctctcaaaaattGATATGCCCCTTAATTCTAGATTTTGCACAACACTTAAGGGTAGCAATTCTGtgaccaataaaaacaaaaaaggagaaattgGACACCACGCTTTCTCAAATCTTTCAGATGTGTTACTGTTAATTATAACAGAGCTGTTTATACCTTCATAAAATGTTTCAATTATACCAATAAAGGAATCACCAAAACGAATAACTTAAAGGCTTGCAAGAGCAATGCATGTTCAATGGTGTCAAAGACCTTATAGAAATCGAGGAAGAGGATAGGAGCCTGAGATCTCAAAGATCAAACACCAATCTTATGTTATTACTTACGTGTCGATTTTTAACAAAACCTGATCGTGTCTCCGAGATGATACTATCAAGGTTAGTTTGTAATCTGTTTGCAACAGCGAAGCCACAATCTTGTAGTCAATGGTAAAAAGTGTGATCGGGCACCACTTGTCAATTAAGAGCGTGTCTTTGTCAGTTTTAGGGATGAGGGAAATAATTCCCTGTTTCATCATTGTTGTCATCTCTTTCTGACTTACACATTCTTTATACATACAAAGCAAAGGAATCTTAATATAttcccaaaaataaacacagaattcTACTGAAAGCCCATCAATACCAGGAGCTTTACCTTTTTTCATTGAATGGAGAGCTTTCTTAATTTCATCCATTGTTATACTAGtctcacgctggtggtgtggtgcaggacccaagtgcaaagacacgatgattgaagtgacaaaacggaagactttactgaaactgaagattaaaatacaagtgcaaactgataacaaaggccgataacaaaaggtgcagcgtaacagtgcgcaaaatacacaaacaacgatagacaaagacaaggcaaacactaggacttagagggagaactaaacagggcaacacaggattggtagaaattaacaaggtaataattggacaaacaggtacaggtgaggggcggagacagacagaacaggagcacaaagacatgtcaaaccaaaagtccaaaatggcggtgcaggttgtgacagagccccccccttaaggggcggctcccagacggcccaaaagaaaaacaaagtccagaacagaccgggtgggtgggggggcgcacagagggatgaccgaaggtgctgcagccgacgggccccctctgcggccgagcaggtgaggggttggctggaacagattttccaaaccggcagaggaacaggaacggagcagactcttcaaacagcctcgacgtcggctagagggctgagctggttcggggaaagggccttgggaacaggacagggcgtcagcatgggagctgaccaggacagggcgtcagcatgggagctgaccaggacagggcgtcagcatgggagctgaccaggacagggcgtcagcatgggagctgaccaggacagggcgtcagcatgggagctgaccaggacagggcgtcagcatgggagctgaccaggacagggcgtcagcatgggagctgaccaggacagggcgtcagcatgggagctgaccaggacagggcgtcagcatgggagctgaccaggacagggcgtcagcatgggagctgaccaggacagggcgtcagcatgggagctgaccaggacagggcgtcagcatgggagctgacctggacagggcgtcagcatgggagctgacctggacagggcgtcagcatgggagctgacctggacagggcgtcagcatgggagctgaccagggccgggaaagcggcctcaggaacagggcaggacagcgcatcctccatggtgcgccgggcagcgcattcctcgcgctgggcagcgcatcctccatggtgcgccgggcagcgcattcttcgcgccgggcagcgcattcttcgcgctgggcagcgcaccctccatggtgcgccgggcagcgcattcctcgcgctgggcagcgcaccctccatggagccttcggagtcactgctcgaagagggggattcaggggattcagggtggcagagacaggagacccaggagcggacacagccctagagatggttgggcccagcaccacagtccatgtggtgcctgggtctagggctgggagcccccccccaaaaaatcccccccccgggttaggggctggagaacctaccgagagggggagccccgccgcacccaggtcaggagctggagccgtctctgcctgggagacagaagtgtctgctgggtccttgttgggtctatcgttctgtcacgctggtggtgtggtgcaggacccaagtgcaaagacacgatgattgaagtgacaaaacggaagactttactgaaactgaagattaaaatacaagtgcaaactgataacaaaggCCGataaaaaggtgcagcgtaacagtgcgcaaaatacacaaacaacgatagacaaagacaaggcaaacactaggacttaaatagagggagaactaaacagggcaacacaggattggtagaaattaacaaggtaataattggacaaacaggtacaggtgaggggcggagacagacagagaacaggagcacaaagacatgtcaaaccaaaagtccaaaatggcggtgcaggttgtgacaactAGAGTCATATTGTGCTTTGTATTCAGGAGTAATAACAAGGAgctatttttcagttttatcaatGAAGGTTCTACAATTATTAGAGTTAAATTTGGAGGAGATTTCCAAAAATCCTTGTGAAAAATTTGGAAATTAAATCAGGTTCGCCACTATTAACACCAGTCAAAGCTTTTCTTTGACCATTTCGTTTTTCTAATGCAAAAAATAACTTGAGTTCCATTCATCTACCTCTAACCATTTTGCCCTCAATCTTATAAAGGCTCCTTTAGCCATATCCAAATAGTGCTCATCAAGCTGTAAATGAATGTCTTTTCtgtagcttttctttttctgtgatattcTCTTTTGTAGTAAACTCATCTATTCTATTTGCTAGCTCTGTCTCTATTTGATTTCTGACTGCTTTAATCATTTTACTTCTGGTCTTACATTTGATGAATTCCCAATTTTGCTTACATCCCTCACTTGGATCAGTAATTATTTCACCAATAAGATTTTTGTTACTATTGTTAAAGTCATTATCTCTTAAAGCATTGTTCATCTTCCAGTACCTTTGTAGTGTTGAAACATCCCGTTTGCCACACAACCTAATTATTATCTGCTAATGATTTAGACAGCGGGGCAAATGAGTGTTAAATATCTTTAACAAACAGAAGAGCAGACTGAGAGACTAGGAACAACTCAATTCTTGTTTTGAGAGTTAAGCTTCTGTTTGACCAAGTGAAGTCTATTAAATCAGATTAGAATAACAGCCAAGTGTCTGCCAAACAAAGATCAGAGCATAAAgacaaaatcaatttttttgAAATTCTACTTCGGGTAGTTCTAGTTGGGAATCTATCTAAGTCAACATCAATGCATTCATTGAAGTCACCACctaaaataatatgaaaatcATTCTTCTTGTCCTGCAACAATTTGACATTATTGGATATCTGAGCAAACAAACTCTtcttgaagaagaagaagagaaagaaaaatgaaaagaaaagatgatggagaaaaggtacAAACACGACGGATGCCTatgcagctttgctgcttggcccccaatgAAATAGAAAGAGCTTCCATATCTTACCTGAGACACCAAGGCTGAGCAAGGTGTTATTAACTGAGAAGTATGGCTAAAAGTCCAATACTaacagtttaagtttatttgaCGTCTGAGAAATGGTATTTCTTCCCATCAGTTGGGGCAAATGAAGTCCTGAAGGAAGCCTTCTTACCatcctctcttgctttcttgATCAAAGGTCAAAGTTTATCCCTGATGGCTCTGTCCTCTGGAGACAAGGGCTCTGTGATACGCAGATTATTCTCTAGTAAAAATCTACATTTCCTGGCAGCGTGCCGAGCCTCATCCCGAACGCGTCGTAGTGCAAAGAGAGTGATGGCCGATCTGTCTTTCCCGCCTACTTTGGGACTGAGACGAAGTGCAATGTCAACGCCAGCATGCAGGATGTCACGGATGCCAGGTGCCATCCGGCCAGTACATCTACatgaccctctctctcacatcctccccttccttctctttcaaacTGTGTAATTTCAAAAGAGATTTCCAACTGTTACGCCGGCACTCTTCCATGGTTACTTTCAGAGTCTTATTTTTCTCCCTTAGAATTTGGATTTCAGCTTGTATGTGTTGCAGTTGTAACCCCCCAGCCAGTAGCGGACGATCCGTTTTTTGGGACTCTTTACCTTAGACTACGCCACCTTGGGCCTTTCACCCAAATATATACTTTCACACAGTAAGTTTCTACACACTGGTGTTACAATGAAAAGGACTCCCCTTAGTTCTCTCAGGGATTGAATGCAGACGtgattttcagaaaaaaaacgtaGCTTTTATTGAGTCAGTAGAACTGCAAGGAAAAATTATAATGAAGTCATTGTTTATTCGCACACTACATATAATTATAAAAGGAGGTAAGAGGAATCAAAACcaacagaacataaaaatcaaaaccaataaactataaacaaacacaacggGTAGACCGATAACTAATGAGCAGTGGTTTCGGATAGTTAGCCAGAACAGTAGGCAAAACAGCAGCTGACATCCGCAGTCAATAGACTATAGAGCTCCATCAGTAACCTTAATAGTATAATTTCGCTGTAATAAGAGCAGAATGCTAACTTTGTCGTCGGAACAGATAATCCTGCATTGAGGtgtgtaattcatgaaaatagcgTGTCTTATTTCATATTTCGGGTTGTCTACGAAATATAtgcatgcctctctcttcctcttcctagCTCACTAAAAGATCCGAATGAATTCGGAATTCCCCATCACTAATGGCGTTCACTTTTTACGTTTTCTTTCCAGTTTACCCATACACTCAACACTAAGTAGCGTTACTTAGTTAATAAGCATATCTCACGTGTGTATTGTCTAAGTTGTAATGGTACTATAGGTTGTATTACCACTTCACTCAAAGCTTTTGGAAagctcacaaaaacacaaccataaGCGCGACTCAGTCTTGGCCATTTGTTTTCTAGTTTGTTTTCGTTCTCATAGGGGCGTGGCGATTTGTGTCCAGTCTACACGTCCTGGACATATCGAGAACTTCGCAAAAGAAGGTTACTGAAAGTGAGACTTCACCAAAGGGGATTTCTTCAAACGTTTACCTGGTAAATGAATTAAGAGACATTGAGAGttcttattttcagttttactcaATAAAACAAAGATATGCTTACTGCATGCTGCCATCTTCATACTGTGACGCATTTTCAATGTAACCATGCAGCATCAGCTCTTTTCATGAGTAGGTGAAAGCGAAAGACTGTTACGGTGATAGTTGAGCTACGAAAATAACAATAATCCTTATGTAGCGAATTTCTGCAAATAACTGATTCAGTGGTATTTAAGCGACTCCAAATACTGACCCCAGTCGCCAGAAGCCTTTAACAGTCTTTATTTTTGTATGACCTCGTCACTTTAGCAGAACATATTTCAGCAGATTAAGCGGGGAAAAAAGGATAGCCTACTTGATATAGAAAGTCATTTGCGTTTGCCAGTTAAGAGTAGCCTAGTCAATACAGAGAGGGAACGAATCTCGCCTAGCTAAGTCAAAAGTCATGACCATGTACCTTCTGTCCATTGACTAATGATAATATTTAATTATCAGAGGATGTTACATTCCTCAGCCATGAGTTATGATTCAGTTAACCTTTTACAGGTTTTGCAATTGCGGCTCAGACTAAGTGGTGATAAACCCGTGCgcatgaatgtgtttatctTTATCTGCAGAAGATTCGCCAAATCAGGAAAAGaccagagattttttttaatgtcttaatgTTTACATAAGGTGGCCTGTGACTATTAATGCTGTTTTTCG containing:
- the LOC115821406 gene encoding tumor necrosis factor receptor superfamily member 14-like, with amino-acid sequence MKSFTAENAVFILRRYHVTAIVLFHCIPPSSTPCAIAEYEVDGECCPMCSPGQYVSKHCTEYSSTSCVECPVSTFIDKPSGRNNCMLCAICDSRNGLRIKEECISISDTICEPLEGNYCIEKIEHTCKHAVEHSKCKPGQYITQRGTAATDTVCGDCVGETYSDGSFTSCQPHTQCQLKGLKEIRPGTNSSDAECEERSTVPFKLALSAGIVVFLLGVGAGILIYFKITRKFPILEFIALRTSGGPG